Part of the Zingiber officinale cultivar Zhangliang chromosome 6A, Zo_v1.1, whole genome shotgun sequence genome, TCTCTCGAGTTATTGAGAATGCAAATGTCATTATGGCTACTTATGAGGATCCCCTTCTCGGTGATGTCCAAGTTTATCCAGAAAAGGGGACTGTTGCCTTTTCTGCTGGATTGCATGGATGGGCTTTCACCTTGACCAACTTTGCAAAGATGTATGCAACTAAGTTTGGAGTTGATGAGTCCAAAATGATGGAGAGGCTTTGGGGTGAGAACTTCTTTGACCCTGCAACAAAGAAATGGACTACTAAGAATTCCGGCTCTCCTACATGTAAGCGTGGATTTGTTCAATTCTGCTACGAGCCGATTAAGCAAATTATTGCCACCTGCATGAATGATCAGAAGGATAAACTATGGCCTATGCTGCAGAAGCTTGGTGTCACCATGAAGTCTGATGAGAAAGAGTTGATTGGGAAGGCATTAATGAAGCGGGTCATGCAAACTTGGTTGCCTGCCAGCACTGCCCTTCTTGAAATGATGATCTTCCACCTTCCTTCTCCCTCCAGGGCACAGAGGTATCGTGTTGAGAACTTGTATGAAGGTCCGCTTGATGATATTTATGCAAATGCAATCAGGAACTGTGATCCAGAGGGACCTCTTATGTTGTATGTCTCAAAGATGATTCCAGCTTCTGACAAGGGCAGGTTCTTTGCTTTTGGCCGTGTTTTCTCTGGAAGGGTTTCAACGGGCATGAAGGTAAGGATTATGGGGCCCAACTATGTTCCTGGACAGAAGAAAGATTTGTATGTTAAGAGTGTCCAGCGAACTGTTATCTGGATGGGTAAGAAGCAAGAGTCTGTGGAGGATGTTCCTTGTGGAAACACAGTTGCTATGGTTGGCCTGGACCAGTACATTACCAAGAATGCAACGTTGACCAATGAGAAAGAAGTGGATGCTCATCCTATTAGAGCAATGAAGTTTTCAGTTTCTCCCGTGGTTCGTGTTGCAGTGCAATGTAAGTTAGCTTCTGATCTTCCAAAACTCGTAGAAGGGCTGAAACGGTTAGCCAAATCAGATCCCATGGTGGTGTGTACAATTGAGGAATCTGGTGAGCACATTGTTGCTGGTGCTGGTGAGCTGCATCTTGAGATCTGCTTGAAAGATCTGCAGGAAGATTTCATGGGAGGAGCAGAGATCATTGTCTCCGATCCTGTGGTTTCTTTCCGTGAAACTGTGTTGGAGAAATCATGCAGGACTGTTATGAGCAAATCACCAAACAAGCACAACAGACTCTACATGGAAGCCCGGCCTATGGAGGAAGGCCTTGCTGAGGCAATTGATGATGGCCGTATTGGCCCCAGAGATGATCCTAAAGTGAGATCGAAGATTCTATCTGAGGAATTCGGCTGGGACAAGGATCTCGCCAAGAAGATCTGGTGCTTTGGGCCTGAGACTACTGGTCCAAACATGGTGGTTGATATGTGTAAAGGAGTTCAGTACCTTAATGAGATCAAGGATTCTGTTGTAGCTGGATTTCAGTGGGCTTCAAAGGAAGGAGCATTGGCCGAAGAAAATATGCGTGCTATTTGTTTTGAGGTGTGTGATGTGGTGCTCCATGCTGATGCTATTCACAGAGGTGGCGGTCAAGTTATTCCAACAGCGAGAAGAGTCATATATGCAGCTCAATTAACTGCCAAACCAAGACTTCTTGAACCAGTCTACCTGGTGGAAATCCAGGCTCCTGAGCAAGCTCTTGGCGGTATCTATGGTGTCCTTAATCAGAAGAGAGGTCATGTCTTCGAAGAGATGCAGAGGCCAGGGACTCCCTTATACAACATCAAGGCGTATCTTCCAGTCATCGAGTCATTTGGTTTCTCTAGCACTCTGAGGGCTGCCACATCCGGGCAGGCCTTCCCACAGTGTGTGTTTGATCACTGGGACATGATGTCATCTGATCCTCTGGAGCCAGCATCCCAGGCTGGGCAGCTGGTGGCAGATATCAGGAAGCGCAAGGGCCTCAAGGAACAGATGACTCCTCTCTCCGAATTTGAAGACAAGCTTTAAGTTAATGTGTCTCGTCATGGTATTTTCATGTACTATCGCTCTGCGGCCTCATCTTGTATCACTTGTTGCGAAGTTACCTCCCTGTTTCATTTACGGATTGCCTATCTATTTATCGTCTTGAAATACTTTCAACATTATGATATTGTGCTTCTACTCTTAACAGACTATTTGCAACGTGAAATAAAATTAGACTTGAGTTTGTAGTTCTTGGACAATATGCTTGCTGATTAGTTCAGATTGAAGTTTGCTCATGCTCAAGTTTGTGGTGTGAAAATCGTTCTCGTGTTATATACCACATGCCAGTTTGTTTcctaaaagaaaaaaagaatCCACGATCACCAAAAGGGGTCCTAAGACTGATTCAATGCATATGATTGAGCTTTATTGTCTTTGTGATCTATCgtaaaatttctttatgggccTATTCTGATCTGCAGGCTCTATGTCTGGTATAGTAAACGATAGGGCATGAGAGTTTCTGATGCACAACACAATAAACCTGGTTATTATAATGAGCCACACGATAGTAATTTTATTGTTGCACTAAGGTTCCTTTCACAACTCCTCAATAAATTTGTTAAACTTGTCAAACAAGAACATATCCAATATCTCTTGTCCTTCTTTCTTGAGAAACtcagaaattttcaaataaataccCAGACGCGACTCCGTAGAACAAAGCTCATCAAGGCGAGCGAATCAGCCAttgaaaaaaagaggaaagcaAACATCAAACTTAAAAACACAGAGCGAAAGCTTTTTGCCTGACTTAACCCTGCGTGCCGTTCGTGTCAGTGTCACCTTCAAgctgaagaagaaaaagaacaccAAGGCAATGGCTCCTCCATGGAATCAAACAGACCTTCACTAGGAGAAGGTGTCGACGAGTAACTCGACGACATTTGTGGACGAAGCAACATCATTTTGGAGGTATAGAAGCACCGATCCTAACCTTCAATTCTCCTTTATAGATAGGAGCAATCGGGTAAGGTAGTGAAGCAATTTATGATCATAATATTATTATGATTGTTTGCTATAAGTTGGCACGATCAATTAATGGAATTAAAACACTTGCTTCCTTAATTAAATACCAAGTTTGGGTAGTTTTTTTCTGTCACTAAATGCATATTAAATATATCCTTAAAGAATGCATTGATCAACTACACTAAATAAAGAAGCAATTTGTCCAGAATTGCTTGCAACGAAATCAATATGCATTAAAGTAAATTTACTACCCTTAATTATCACCATCTAAAGGAGTGATCTGACCCATGACACATCAAAGTTAATAGATACGAATAAATTTGCTGAACCAATGCTTTAAACTCTGTTGGTAAATGTATCTTAACAACTGAAAAATGTTCAAATACAGAAAATTGCAAGGTATATCAGAGTAACTAGCTGCATATCATTTGTTATGATTTGAATCTTTTATGAGAAATATCAGTGCACagactccttttttttttcttttaaatatttttagagaGATAGAATTCATATATGATTTATTCAAAGCAACCATAGAGGTATGGGAATgatgcataatttttttttttttttttttgcatatgaGGCGTTTAGATCtttatgattatttttttaacaagGGTTCTTGAATATCAAAAACTTATTACTCATAATCCTATGGAGTGGGCATCATTGATGGGGAGGAAGCGAGGTTTATCAGGACCCATGTTACGAGCTTCTGGAATACAATGGGATCTTCATAACTCTGTAATGTTATTTTGTTCATGGGATCTACTCTCCATGTAATGCCCTTTGGCAGATACCTCTCGAGCATTGTTACCGCGTAGATGCAACAATATACATTAGATCTGCCCATCCTTTTTGCCTCAACATCAACCTCCTGCCGAATGGGAAGGAggctgatcctgtctgaacgctgaatcaacggacgctgggcacgtggcgctctctgaatTGCTGACGCAGATCTTCGACCACgtcgtacggacctccggcgaacctgcaaggaagtcgggccgggatggggttcccggcgacgaccctccgatgctcaagtcaggcaagtggacaacaaagaggtggcttcgaatatgcgagagtgcgtacctccggtgaagaatgaggacccttatatagagccagGAAGAGACTTATGTACACGTGCCGAGGCAAATACATGTCTTctcaccatacctcagtatggacttgtcagaagagcttacctgacaccataccgctacagtccgagcacatctctgatgggacagtggaaccctctgtcgtaagatcctgcgtatggcctggtcgtcgagcATATCCGCTGTCAGAagctgttcccttgtccttttgtctcttcttaccctatgccgagcgtccggctagtcggcagtcccctcacgtccgaccggtcgtatgtgctggtccgctcgggagatttccGGTCGTGTGCTCTGCTGACTGTTCACAGTAATGCTACTTTAGGCCTTCGTCCGAGCGGGCTCCCCGATCGGACAGGCGACCCCGttcccatgagcgtcggagacccgactccccgtcgggttgttttTGATTCCACTGTGACCtcgttcggccgaccggtctccccttctccggtcggccgtttgaccttttgacttccacgtggcattgacttccctgagaggggggtccctgttcttaccaccggatcagaggCCTTCCACTCATTGTCTCTCGGCTCCAAACACCCGATAGGAAACCTCCATACCCGCCTCCTCACATTGCTTTTGATGTTGCAAGTGACATATTTATGTGTTTATATGAGCAAAGCTTGATAATGCTCAAACTTGTTAACTTATCTCGTTGAGTTTGTATACGAGCAAAGATTGTGCTCATTCATTTTTATGTTTAGTTACATCATCAGTCCGCATAGTatagttgttgccatgtgaccaaaaaatCATGAGTTCacatcctggaaacaacctcttaaaaaaaataaggtaaggctgcgtacaatagatTCTTCCTCAGGACCCCGCATGACAGGAGCTTCATGCACCagactatttttttttacatCATCAGTCCATAAATAGAAATAAGAAGTATTATGAATATACACACATATTATGTTCTTTATATGTTTAAATAACATTGTtgtgtatctttttcatttttaatcaacatataaaaactaaaatattattCTTATTCCTATGCAGCCCTAGCAATACACAGGCAGGCACCCCAAAACCTTGCTATTTTTGAATgttttaattgaaataattaattagACTTATTTCACACCAAATAAACACTCTATTCAACAAAATAATTCAGATGTTTGGCATTGGTTTGTGAAGACGCTCGAGCCTCTTAGCTTGTTCTTTAGAGGTCACCTACTTGTTAGATTTGTTGGTTAAAGTGTAGAAACCAAGGGACGAAAGGAAGCTACTAACTTCATACTCGAAGCACTTGGTCACAAAGGTGTGAGCTTGAAGGCTATACGCTATCTAATAAACTATCGAGTGGAAGCACCTTTGCTCCTTGTTTATTGTATCAACCTAACTGCAACCGGTTTAGTATTAATGACATAAATGCCAAAGACATAATCCTCAACCTAACAAATACCAAGAACAGTGTTGAATATTTCAGCGATCAGTATCCCAATGCAAAATTTACACTGCAAGAACCGAATCATTTGGATAAACAgcataaaattttcattttttcccCAGTATGATTGCAGTTTCTGATAAATATGCACTTATAATCTCAACTAAACCATCAACAGGAAACTCAAAAATATTCAAACCAGAGCCAAAAAAGGAAAACACTGCAAGAGCCAAACCATTTGGATAAACAAGATAACAAGAAATTTGAAATGTCTTGTTTTCATTGAATTGCCTGGTTATTATAATGTGTGTCTTGTTTCATTAAACGCAGAAAACAGGATGAATGTTGAGTTTTAGATCAATCGGTTCTAATTTTCCTGTTCATGACATCGTGATAGTACAAGAGGACGCACATTGGTTGACCAAGAATGCTGAAAAAGATCCAAAAGATCATGTTGCCCACCTGCCCACTCAGCATAAAACAAGTTAGACTCTTCATGATACGTAAGCAAATCTCATGCTCAAGCAATTGAAATCAAACTAGTAATCATGTTGGTTTGATCTCGTTTCAAAATATTGATTAGAACAGAAATAGATAATGTGGAATTGAAAGGAATTGTACCATGGTATTTCTAAATTTGTTCTGGAGGTATTTGGTTAGGAAGACCAATGGGATCTGCCACACGAAAATAAGCAAATGCAGAATTAGCCAAAAGAAAAGCACTAAAAGCGGCTAAAgactatatatttaattaaatgaaaatCAAATCCACATTGCTCGAACAAATCATTATCTAATTATCACTCCAAAAATAATGTTTTATCATCTGACTTTTTTCAGCttgaatgttaaaaaaaatatgaacctaaggtagatttttttttttatatatattcagAATAACACAGGCTAAGCCAGCACAATCATAATGTGTGTTTGATAAACTTTGGGAAGTGATTCTTATATACCTGAAATAGTATTCCTAGAAATGCCCAAAACTTGATTATATGGCACGGTACTGCAACACATAGCTACAGTTTGACATTGTTAAACCAAATGATAAGAGGATAACTATTTGCAACATTGTAAACATGATATAAACATTGTTACAGAAAGCAAAATACAATAAATACCTCATGGAATATGGCTGAAACCAGGAACGAAATTAAAATAGCAATACCCTGCAATCAAGTACTAAAAATAAAAGGCCAGAAACTAGAATTAAAAACTTAATGATTTGAAGTCCTTGTTCACCACTCAGCAACATATCTTTATGCATTTACAAGGTATAATTTGCAAACTGAAAGAAAGGAAAGAACAGTATTCTTTGATGGAGATCAAAAAGATATCCAAGATATCTGTAGTTAGATGATGgacttttttctttgttttttactTCTAGCAATTAATCATCTCTTAATCCAATTTCATGGAACACTGGATCATTTGAACTTTCAGTTATCTTTATCATGAAGACATGTTAATATCAACTATTTAAGGTCGACTCCTTTGTTAAACTCAATGTAAGGTTATAATATTAGTACGACTCGTATATCTTAGATCATTTTCAATTACattaacaataattttttttggtGTCCCTCCATCTTTAATTGATTCAATTTGTCCAATTATAAAAACTTATATTTGTCATTCAAACTCTGTTAGTTTGATATGAATACCAAAAACACCATAAAAAGTAGCAAGAGTGAAAGCATTACCATAAAGAGGAATATGTTAAGGAGAATGATGAAGAGGAGATAAAGACAACTACATATACGAGTGAAAGTGCACATAAACCATCTCAAATTAAAACTCAGAAACTTTACCTTTGGTAAACCTTTTTGTACACAAGGAAAGTATATATGGCGAACCATCCATTTATGGACAGGCTGTGTAACCAAAAAAACAATGTTTAGAGGAACCACTTAAAGAAATCCTTGCatcgtgtgtgtgtgtgtgtgtgtgtgtgtatgaaAGAAAAACATCACATCACATGAATATGCTTGTGAAGAAAGGGCATAAGAATATGAGATGATCTAAATTACCTTTCAGGCAACCAAAATCATAATTTGAACAAACATTGAAATAACTGATTTTGttcatatttaaaattatatattggcAAAATGAAGAGTTCCATActctattattttaaattttaaagtttcatTTATAGTCAACAGAATGAAATAAAAGATTCCATGGACGTACAGAGTGCTGAATGGCTACTTATTTACCTCTAGATTATTAGTAAATATGATGAATGAACGAACCAAAGACAATCAAAATGGTCTTGCATGAATCAGGAAAAAACAAGAAAACTTCTAAAACCAACAATCTTGAAAGGTATTTTCTTACAACAGACAATGAAGAAGAAACATATTCAAGAGTCAGAAACCATGTATTGAAGAGGTAGATTTTTATGTTAAGTTTCTAGGTGCTCAATATAACTTGAAGGAGTCGATAATAGACGTACCATGTTCCACATTCTCCAATACTGATCCAGTCCAAAAAAGTACATGAAAATAACAGAGGGAGAAGAATTgaagttaaaaaatattatataagtgGAAAACAGTTCACAGAATAACCTACCTCTTCAACTGTTTTTGCATTCCACCAATCTTTGTAGAACTCACGGTCACCAAAACAAAGGAGCTCAGCAAGAATATTAAGCCTACAATCAGAAGATGAGATTGAATATGTACTTTTCATCCAATTATTTACAAATTGAAATCATTTTAAACATTTTACAGTATTAAGTATAGGCATTCTTCACTAATTCTTgcaaaagaaaaagtgaggattCTTTGAACCTTCATTGAAAATTAAATGGTCATGAAAAATTGGCATGCATTTTATGAACTGTATGGTCAGTAGAATATTTCCAAAGGATTATACAGACAGTACTGTTTAGATAAAGAAAGAAATTGACATACAGACAGTACTGTTTAGATGGATTATACATGACTTACCATAGATGAAAAAAGCAATAGAACATGCAAAGCCACACGTACAAGGTAGGAACTGATAGCTTTAAGATCCTTTCTATAGCATATAGAAGATTCCCTTTTAAAGGGTGTTGAGAATTCTGGACAATTGGGTTTATGTACtgtcaaaggaaaaaaaatatataaaaaattcaatttaactgacTTAATAGGAGGCTGAAGACTATGAAGTAAGATTGTAAGAACTGCTTACTTGCTCAATTATGAAGCCCATCAAACCTGTACAAATCACCAACTTAATAAATTGACAGATCACCCAGCCCTTTCTAATGCACTTTGTACGAGGATATTTTTGCTACAACAAAGGAAATCATAGAAATTTTATACCAACTTGGGAAGCAAAGGATGTTTCTtagttaatttcaaaaataaaagaaaacaagcaaagtGATCTTAGGGAAATGGAAATGAACAAAAATTAAGTTCATAGAAGTCTATTCCAGTCCCACGTCCATATAATcagaataacttttcaaaatgaaATACCTGATAGCAAAGTGTGGGAGCCAACATGAAGTACACTAACTGTTTGAAGCTAATACCCTCCTCAGCATCAATGCCTGATAAGTTGGTAGATGTGTCCTCCTAAACATAAAAGCATATTATTCCTTCAACAAATATATTACAGTTATGATAGAGATATATAATGTTCGGTAAGAGAAATTACCTTATCAAATGATTTGATAAGTGTTCGTAGATCATAATTTGTATGTGCAAATGACACAAGCTTTAACCAAACTATGCTTGCAAAGAACATCAATGTGAATCCAGATAAAACTGCCGAATCACACCTGACAATTATCCTCATCAGAAGTTAACAAAAAACATAGGAAAAGATAGAACAGTGACTAAGAGCATGTTTAATTAGAAATAATTGGGAGAAAGAAAATTAGAAGGGTACAATAGTTGGTTATTTTCTGATTTGTGCATATCTAACTACAATAATGTAGTGAGCTGATATGTAAACGATTATAAAATTGTTATATATCAGAAAATAACAAATTGGCATCTACCAATATGAGGACTGTAAGTTCCTGaccatcaacagaaaataaatttgCTCCATAGAAGAAATTATCCAGATTGCTAACTAAATCATACATTTATAAGAAATATGAGGATTCATTCTTCTTTCTTCAGTAAAATACTTCCTAATCTATTTATAAGTGATGAGAAAATTCATTCTTCAATATATGCCATTAATTTTTCTTGATGTAAACTAACAAAAAAGTACAAAATCAGCGTACAAAGTAATTAACTCTGTGAGTCAATTCTTCACCATCTGTTATTATACCTCTTTTTATCTTTTCTGATATGTATTATTTACCAAACTGAAACATTTCCTCTACACCATGATAAAATTACAAGGACAAAAATCCTCACAAGCAAAGATGGTTGGTGTAAAAGGACAAGTACATCAAGCAAGACAATCGTTATCTAGGAAAACTATAGTACTTGAACACTTCAACGTTCTACAGCTTGCAACATTAGAATTTAGaaatttaatatatcatgtgTGGAAACTTAAAACTGGCTTCAGGAACACTCCAAAAATACAAAATTAGGTTCATGACTTCTGAAAGTAatctagatttaaaaaattacacAGGAAAAGAAAATGGATAACCATTACCTAAGAATCACATAAACTGGATAGACAATTTCAGCTGTTGTAAGCATCAGATGAAGAGAGATAACTACCTGTGAACAATCAAGACTACTGGAATAAGTGAAAGCTAAATCCTCCAATTCATATAAAGAACTTCTGCATCACTCAAAGTCATTggtcaaaaattaaaaacaacaGAGAATGCAAGTATGGAGCATAAACAAGAAACCACCATCATTCTAGCAAAATAACATAGGAAGACATAAAGCACAATCAAGCATGATGATTATGGAACCTAACTTTCAAATACATGCAGAACACACGAATGATATATTGTGTGCACTTGCATACCTTGTCCCTTCTAATTCAATCATATTATTCTTGGAATGTATTTAGAAATACAGGATAGTCGTGTCATCACATGAACATAGCATCATTTATATGCAAACCACACAGGCTGTTCCATCAGTATAACAAAACAATATAATAGGACGAGTATATTCATATCATGCCTCTGCTCTGACAGATAAAAAGGATTATAGATGTAGAGAGGAAAAAAGAAGAGGAAATTGGGATACATGCAAAAATAAACCGTAATTTTCTCAATGTCAAGGGAAACAACTAAACAACAAATACAGAAAAAACTCTAAAGTTCCCAGGCCTTAGGAATCCACAAAGTAAAATCCATCTAAATGGGCAAAAAATAAGCTATTATATGTTGAAAAAGGATCAAGAACTGCAAATTTGTTTTGGTTGATCATAACAGAAAGGTATTGCACCAAAAAGTAGTGCCGCTATCACCATGCTGACGATCACAGTATATAAATATGGGCTACCATGCTTCCATTTCTGATTTTTCAAATTACCATAAAATTTCCATTCATTCATTCAAAGAAGATAACTTTGCTAAAGTCAAATTTGAGTTCTGACATGAACTAAATATCAGAAAGAAGTTATGACATAAACCAAGGTACCTATTACACTGAAAATGGAACTTGTCACTTTCATCTTTAATTGTTTCGCCAACTAGATCAATGCCTTTTAATTAAGATAACAAACTGTACTACTGGAATGCAAAGAGGTTCCAACAAATCTACTAGAACCCTCTAAGCATATAGCACATAGGCCTATATGCTCTTCTCCAACAGTCAAAGATGACTCATGTCAAAGAAGACACCAGGCATCCAAGACATCAAAAATCAAAGTATATAACTGGAAGGGTCTACAACCTAGCAGAAAATTCACAAGTTTTTAAATCATTCCACAACTTAGTAGGAATGTTCACCTAGATAAAACCATAGATTCAGTAGAAGTATGAATTATGACTTGGATACTCACATTTTACCAAAATATCTTCCGAGAGGTCAACATAATATAAATTTCTATGAAGAGAAAATCAGAATAGTATAAAAATAAGTTCCAACAATATGGTTTGCCCCACCTTTTTGACCTGCCTTTGTGTTAAAGTAGAAACTTTCCATCAAATCTCCTACCTGGCACCATTGCTCAATGacaaagaataaaaaataaaaattttggaaTTTGACATAGCATAAAATTTCCATGGATTCTCATTATCAAAAGCAAGAGTACCAGGCATAATCGTGGAAATTAGCAATGCTCatacttcaatttcaaaattctaattaatttatcGTGATAGAGCTTCATCAATGTTCAACTTCAATATGGAAAATTCATAACTTATCCagatagagaaaatgaaaaaatggACATAAAAAACTACTTACTGGTTCAGAAATAAACTTGCGCCATGCTAGTTTCTCGATCAAAAAAGCAACAAGGGGGAATATTGGGAGTGTAAGGCTGGAAACTTTAACATGTCAGATAGAATCTACATTAGCTCTAGAACAAAAAATATAGTTGTCAAAGTTTACCAACACATCAAAACTGGCCAATCTCTCAGTGACTTTGAACTGAACCAAAACCCAGCTCTTATGAGCAGGCCATActgcaaaaataaaaaacataactaTGAAAATTTTCCATATTCCTGTATAAATTCAGAAATACACTTGATTATACATTTAACATGAAGGTGAACAAAAAAATACATGAGGTTCAAATAAATGTATGCTTCCTAGGTATTCAGCTTGTGCCGTTTCCTAGGGTGTATGGTTCGACCCTACTTCCTGGACACCTGGTAAACCAGGGAAGTGCAAGCAGCTCTGGATTTGATGACCATGTGCAAGAGAAATTCGAAATTCAACACTGCGGGCATGCCCCCAGCGAAAATCGAACCTTGCTTCGTGGGTTCACCGCCAAATCCATTTACCAACTGCATTGTGCCCCTGGAGGCAGGTCCAAATAAATGTAGAAGCAGCGTGAAGGTGACTCAATTATAAATAAAGTCATCTAATTTTTCATGTATTGTATTGAAATgtagaaggtagaaaataaatgAAGAAGAGACTTATATCTATGCAATCTAAGGGAAAAAATTATTTGCTAAGAAAACaagagaaaggaagaagaagcaacctTCATCAAATTCTCAATTATCAGCCTTCCATTAACTGCAATCAGCACTACTATGCAGAGGTTAAGAAGACCAGCATGGCTCTATTATCAAAGAGAGTCTTAGAAAGGATAAGGATCTAGCAAAACTAAGTCAGTAAGAAAATAAGCTCAGTAAAACAACAAATCAACAATTCCAAATCTTGACCCATAACAagaacaaactctaacaaattaaTAGGAAAGAATGTCAATATATCTGTTTGGAGATCTGAAATACAATGGAATTGACTTGAGCAATCCAGAAATAGAGTATAAGATACATAGTCAGAGACATGCCGCTCCTCAATTAAACACTTCAGTAGTGCATTCAGATATTATAAAAGGCGAACAAATTTTTCACTGGATAATAACTTGTGTCTACATATTGTGTAGGTGATTCCAAGTAATAGTCAACcaatttatttgattaat contains:
- the LOC121996610 gene encoding elongation factor 2, translating into MVKFTAEELRRIMDLKHNIRNMSVIAHVDHGKSTLTDSLVAAAGIIAQEVAGDVRMTDTRADEAERGITIKSTGISLYYEMTDESLKNFKGERAGNEYLINLIDSPGHVDFSSEVTAALRITDGALVVVDCVEGVCVQTETVLRQALGERIRPVLTVNKMDRCFLELQVDGEEAYQTFSRVIENANVIMATYEDPLLGDVQVYPEKGTVAFSAGLHGWAFTLTNFAKMYATKFGVDESKMMERLWGENFFDPATKKWTTKNSGSPTCKRGFVQFCYEPIKQIIATCMNDQKDKLWPMLQKLGVTMKSDEKELIGKALMKRVMQTWLPASTALLEMMIFHLPSPSRAQRYRVENLYEGPLDDIYANAIRNCDPEGPLMLYVSKMIPASDKGRFFAFGRVFSGRVSTGMKVRIMGPNYVPGQKKDLYVKSVQRTVIWMGKKQESVEDVPCGNTVAMVGLDQYITKNATLTNEKEVDAHPIRAMKFSVSPVVRVAVQCKLASDLPKLVEGLKRLAKSDPMVVCTIEESGEHIVAGAGELHLEICLKDLQEDFMGGAEIIVSDPVVSFRETVLEKSCRTVMSKSPNKHNRLYMEARPMEEGLAEAIDDGRIGPRDDPKVRSKILSEEFGWDKDLAKKIWCFGPETTGPNMVVDMCKGVQYLNEIKDSVVAGFQWASKEGALAEENMRAICFEVCDVVLHADAIHRGGGQVIPTARRVIYAAQLTAKPRLLEPVYLVEIQAPEQALGGIYGVLNQKRGHVFEEMQRPGTPLYNIKAYLPVIESFGFSSTLRAATSGQAFPQCVFDHWDMMSSDPLEPASQAGQLVADIRKRKGLKEQMTPLSEFEDKL
- the LOC121996611 gene encoding diacylglycerol O-acyltransferase 1-2-like isoform X1, producing the protein MATSSDGQIQTLVRPSETDLSSSDPLVHRRSSPSPPGTTDASPGSSSHRPAESAGQSDSRTSPDSAVFRRAIAGDDGEGSEEGRGSLMAPRDKENQGSGGWIPAKYKYRASAPAHRWIRESPLSSDAIFKQSHAGLLNLCIVVLIAVNGRLIIENLMKYGLLIRAGFWFSSKSLRDWPVLMCCLTLPIFPLVAFLIEKLAWRKFISEPVVISLHLMLTTAEIVYPVYVILRCDSAVLSGFTLMFFASIVWLKLVSFAHTNYDLRTLIKSFDKEDTSTNLSGIDAEEGISFKQLVYFMLAPTLCYQQKYPRTKCIRKGWVICQFIKLVICTGLMGFIIEQYINPIVQNSQHPLKGNLLYAIERILKLSVPTLYVWLCMFYCFFHLWLNILAELLCFGDREFYKDWWNAKTVEEYWRMWNMPVHKWMVRHIYFPCVQKGLPKGIAILISFLVSAIFHELCVAVPCHIIKFWAFLGILFQIPLVFLTKYLQNKFRNTMVGNMIFWIFFSILGQPMCVLLYYHDVMNRKIRTD
- the LOC121996611 gene encoding diacylglycerol O-acyltransferase 1-2-like isoform X2, with translation MATSSDGQIQTLVRPSETDLSSSDPLVHRRSSPSPPGTTDASPGSSSHRPAESAGQSDSRTSPDSAVFRRAIAGDDGEGSEEGRGSLMAPRDKENQGSGGWIPAKYKYRASAPAHRWIRESPLSSDAIFKQYGLLIRAGFWFSSKSLRDWPVLMCCLTLPIFPLVAFLIEKLAWRKFISEPVVISLHLMLTTAEIVYPVYVILRCDSAVLSGFTLMFFASIVWLKLVSFAHTNYDLRTLIKSFDKEDTSTNLSGIDAEEGISFKQLVYFMLAPTLCYQQKYPRTKCIRKGWVICQFIKLVICTGLMGFIIEQYINPIVQNSQHPLKGNLLYAIERILKLSVPTLYVWLCMFYCFFHLWLNILAELLCFGDREFYKDWWNAKTVEEYWRMWNMPVHKWMVRHIYFPCVQKGLPKGIAILISFLVSAIFHELCVAVPCHIIKFWAFLGILFQIPLVFLTKYLQNKFRNTMVGNMIFWIFFSILGQPMCVLLYYHDVMNRKIRTD